A stretch of the Musa acuminata AAA Group cultivar baxijiao chromosome BXJ2-7, Cavendish_Baxijiao_AAA, whole genome shotgun sequence genome encodes the following:
- the LOC135585263 gene encoding tryptophan--tRNA ligase, cytoplasmic-like, with translation MAEEPTKAGSAGGGDREGDDEQVVNPWEVTAKDGGKIDYDKLIEKFGCQRLDESLVRRVERLTGRPAHVFLRRGVFFAHRDFNEILDVYERGEKFFLYTGRGPSSEALHMGHLVPFMFTKYLQDAFKVPLVIQLTDDEKCMWKNLTVEESKRLARENAKDIIACGFDITRTFIFSDFSYVGGAFYENMVKVAKCVTFNKVVGIFGFTNEDHIGKISFPPVQAVPSFPSSFPHLFSGKDDLRCLIPCAIDQDPYFRMTRDVAPRIGYQKPALIESSFFPALQGETGKMSASDPNSAIYVTDSSKDIKNKVNRYAFSGGQDSIENHRKYGANLEVDIPVKYLGFFLEDDAELDHIKKEYGAGRMLTGEVKKRLVEVLSELVERHRKARALVTDEVVDAFMAVRPLPQMFG, from the exons ATGGCGGAAGAGCCAACGAAAGCCGGCTCCGCCGGAGGCGGCGATCGGGAGGGCGACGACGAGCAGGTGGTGAACCCTTGGGAGGTGACGGCGAAGGACGGGGGGAAGATCGACTACGACAAGCTGATCGAGAAATTCGGCTGCCAGCGGCTCGATGAATCGCTCGTGCGGCGCGTCGAGCGGCTCACCGGTCGCCCCGCCCACGTCTTCCTTCGCCGTGGTGTCTTCTTCGCCCACAG GGACTTCAATGAGATTCTTGATGTCTATGAGAGGGGCGAGAAGTTCTTCCTGTACACGGGGAGAGGGCCATCCTCCGAGGCGTTGCATATGGGGCATTTGGTGCCCTTCATGTTCACCAA ATACTTGCAGGACGCTTTCAAGGTTCCTCTTGTTATACAGCTAACTGATGATGAGAAGTGCATGTGGAAGAACCTTACGGTGGAAGAGAGTAAAAGGCTTGCTCGTGAGAATGCGAAAGACATAATTGCATGTGGATTTGACATAACTAGAACTTTTATTTTCTCAGATTTCAGTTATGTTGGCGG TGCTTTCTATGAGAATATGGTCAAAGTTGCGAAATGTGTCACATTCAATAAG GTTGTAGGAATATTTGGCTTTACAAATGAGGATCATATTGGTAAAATCAGCTTCCCTCCTGTTCAG GCTGTCCCATCATTCCCTAGTTCATTTCCACATCTCTTCTCAGGCAAAGACGATCTTCGTTGTTTGATACCATGTGCCATTGACCAG GATCCTTACTTCAGAATGACACGAGATGTTGCTCCTAGGATAGGTTACCAAAAACCTGCATTAATTGAGTCATCATTCTTCCCTGCTCTCCAG GGGGAGACAGGAAAGATGTCTGCCAGTGATCCAAATTCTGCTATATATGTGACAGATTCATCCAAGGACattaaaaataag GTAAACAGGTATGCTTTCTCTGGAGGCCAAGATTCAATAGAGAACCACAGAAAATATGGAGCAAATCTAGAG GTTGATATTCCTGTCAAGTACCTTGGTTTCTTTCTTGAAGATGATGCTGAGCTTGATCACATAAAGAAG GAGTATGGAGCTGGACGAATGTTGACCGGTGAAGTCAAAAAGCGCCTTGTGGAGGTCCTGTCTGAACTGGTGGAGAGACACCGGAAAGCTCGCGCACTGGTCACCGATGAG GTGGTGGATGCTTTTATGGCCGTGAGGCCCCTTCCCCAGATGTTCGGCTGA
- the LOC135617839 gene encoding peptidyl-prolyl cis-trans isomerase FKBP16-3, chloroplastic-like isoform X2 produces the protein MHVLHFTAMASSSALLLPSGPSFVKKAWCNPRILSTERIPILCVHCSASVSGPKTLSKRIYDDFTLCGRRTAIGMVLVTSVFGLPIVGSHGAGLPPEEKPRLCNEECEKELENIPMVTTESGLQYKDIKIGEGPSPPIGFQVAANYVAMVPSGQIFDSSLEKGLPYIFRVGAGQVVKGLDEGILGMKVGGKRRLYIPGSLSFPKGLTSAPGRPRVAPNSPVIFDVSLEYVPGLDDE, from the exons ATGCACGTCCTTCACTTCACAGCCATGGCTTCTTCCTCCGCGCTTCTTCTTCCCTCAG GTCCAAGCTTTGTCAAGAAAGCATGGTGTAATCCTCGTATCTTGTCCACTGAGAGGATCCCAATTTTGTGTGTTCATTGCTCGGCCTCAGTGAGTGGACCCAAAACATTAAGTAAGAGAATATATGACGATTTCACACTATGTGGTCGACGGACTGCGATTGGAATGGTGTTGGTTACGTCTGTTTTTGGGTTACCCATTGTTGGTTCCCATGGAGCTGGATTGCCCCCAGAGGAAAAGCCAAGATTATGTAACGAGGAATGTGAAAAGGAGCTTGAAAAT ATACCTATGGTAACTACAGAATCTGGTCTGCAATATAAGGATATTAAAATTGGAGAAGGTCCGAGCCCACCCATTGGTTTTCAG GTGGCTGCAAATTATGTTGCCATGGTTCCATCAGGGCAAATATTTGACAG CTCATTGGAAAAAGGCCTACCTTATATTTTTCGTGTGGGAGCTGGTCAG GTGGTCAAGGGACTTGATGAAGGAATTTTGGGCATGAAAGTTGGAGGAAAACGTCGACTGTATATACCAGGCTCC TTATCATTCCCCAAGGGCCTTACTTCAGCACCAGGGAGGCCAAGGGTAGCCCCAAACAGTCCTGTAATATTTGATGTTAGTTTGGAGTATGTTCCAGGTCTTGATGACGAGTAA
- the LOC135617839 gene encoding peptidyl-prolyl cis-trans isomerase FKBP16-3, chloroplastic-like isoform X1, whose amino-acid sequence MSSCQKQQRLKPDFVNGHHKIGPSFVKKAWCNPRILSTERIPILCVHCSASVSGPKTLSKRIYDDFTLCGRRTAIGMVLVTSVFGLPIVGSHGAGLPPEEKPRLCNEECEKELENIPMVTTESGLQYKDIKIGEGPSPPIGFQVAANYVAMVPSGQIFDSSLEKGLPYIFRVGAGQVVKGLDEGILGMKVGGKRRLYIPGSLSFPKGLTSAPGRPRVAPNSPVIFDVSLEYVPGLDDE is encoded by the exons ATGAGTTCTTGCCAAAAACAGCAGAGATTGAAGCCTGATTTCGTAAATGGTCACCACAAAATCG GTCCAAGCTTTGTCAAGAAAGCATGGTGTAATCCTCGTATCTTGTCCACTGAGAGGATCCCAATTTTGTGTGTTCATTGCTCGGCCTCAGTGAGTGGACCCAAAACATTAAGTAAGAGAATATATGACGATTTCACACTATGTGGTCGACGGACTGCGATTGGAATGGTGTTGGTTACGTCTGTTTTTGGGTTACCCATTGTTGGTTCCCATGGAGCTGGATTGCCCCCAGAGGAAAAGCCAAGATTATGTAACGAGGAATGTGAAAAGGAGCTTGAAAAT ATACCTATGGTAACTACAGAATCTGGTCTGCAATATAAGGATATTAAAATTGGAGAAGGTCCGAGCCCACCCATTGGTTTTCAG GTGGCTGCAAATTATGTTGCCATGGTTCCATCAGGGCAAATATTTGACAG CTCATTGGAAAAAGGCCTACCTTATATTTTTCGTGTGGGAGCTGGTCAG GTGGTCAAGGGACTTGATGAAGGAATTTTGGGCATGAAAGTTGGAGGAAAACGTCGACTGTATATACCAGGCTCC TTATCATTCCCCAAGGGCCTTACTTCAGCACCAGGGAGGCCAAGGGTAGCCCCAAACAGTCCTGTAATATTTGATGTTAGTTTGGAGTATGTTCCAGGTCTTGATGACGAGTAA